In a genomic window of uncultured Sphaerochaeta sp.:
- a CDS encoding trypsin-like peptidase domain-containing protein translates to MLKNTRNRLVRLILMILVGTLSVFFALVLVRWTNSISEDKQQKELSQALKTIVEEQGAEGLLNMSGVPVANIFHGESGLILFEGNEAQWLYSADEKQNISVYENVNKSVVHITTTVETQVNSFMDVLPAQGTGSGIILSTDGYILTNAHVVEKAASLKVGLYNNQSYPAKLIGVDSEDDLAVIKIQVEKEVVLHPATLGTSEALQVGQKVIAIGNPFGYDRTMTVGVVSGLNRPVRSNEGKVVMNAIQTDAAINPGNSGGPLLNGRGEVIGINSSIYSTTGSSQGVNFAIPIDTAIAVIPDLIKLGKVSRGWLDLAAVQLSPQLVVYAKLPVNKGVLVSQVVSSGFADKAGIRGGTQMVQYGSSVIYLGGDIITKVNDMNVEDLNDLYLALLPYKSGQKVGITVNRKGETKRMEVQLIERTAQHVSALVR, encoded by the coding sequence ATGCTGAAGAATACCCGCAACAGACTGGTACGACTCATTCTCATGATCCTGGTAGGTACGCTCAGTGTCTTCTTTGCGCTGGTCTTGGTGCGTTGGACGAACTCCATCTCGGAAGACAAGCAACAGAAGGAGCTTTCCCAAGCCCTGAAAACCATTGTTGAGGAACAGGGAGCCGAGGGCTTGCTGAACATGAGCGGCGTTCCGGTGGCGAACATCTTCCATGGAGAGTCAGGTCTCATTCTCTTCGAAGGCAATGAGGCCCAGTGGCTCTATAGTGCGGATGAGAAACAGAACATCAGTGTGTACGAGAACGTGAATAAAAGTGTTGTCCATATCACGACCACCGTCGAGACGCAGGTCAACTCATTCATGGATGTCTTGCCGGCCCAGGGTACCGGAAGTGGCATCATTCTCTCCACCGATGGGTACATCCTTACCAATGCCCACGTGGTGGAGAAGGCGGCAAGCCTGAAGGTAGGTCTCTACAACAACCAAAGCTATCCTGCCAAACTCATCGGGGTGGACAGTGAGGATGACCTTGCAGTCATCAAGATACAGGTGGAAAAAGAGGTGGTGCTGCATCCTGCCACCCTGGGTACCAGTGAAGCCTTGCAGGTTGGCCAGAAGGTGATCGCCATCGGCAATCCGTTTGGCTATGACAGGACGATGACCGTTGGGGTGGTCAGTGGCTTGAACCGACCTGTTCGGTCGAACGAGGGAAAGGTTGTCATGAATGCCATCCAGACTGATGCTGCGATCAATCCAGGCAACAGCGGTGGACCCTTGCTGAATGGGAGGGGAGAGGTCATCGGCATCAACAGTTCGATCTACTCAACCACCGGAAGCTCCCAAGGGGTGAACTTTGCCATCCCCATCGATACTGCCATCGCAGTCATTCCCGATCTCATCAAGCTGGGAAAGGTAAGCCGAGGTTGGCTTGACCTTGCCGCGGTGCAGCTTTCCCCCCAGCTGGTGGTGTACGCGAAACTGCCGGTCAACAAGGGTGTATTGGTCAGCCAGGTGGTAAGCTCAGGGTTTGCTGACAAGGCTGGCATCCGGGGAGGAACCCAGATGGTGCAGTACGGCTCATCGGTGATCTACCTTGGAGGGGACATCATCACCAAGGTCAATGATATGAACGTAGAGGATCTCAACGACCTCTATCTTGCACTTCTTCCCTACAAGAGTGGGCAGAAGGTGGGCATTACCGTCAACCGCAAGGGGGAAACCAAGCGGATGGAGGTCCAGCTCATAGAACGAACAGCGCAGCACGTAAGCGCATTGGTGCGATAG